The following are encoded together in the Pseudodesulfovibrio indicus genome:
- the ilvC gene encoding ketol-acid reductoisomerase, protein MKVYYENDADLSLLKDKTVAIVGYGSQGHAHAQNLRDSGINVIVAQRPGGPNYDLAKEHGFEPMSVADASKQADMIMILLPDQYQAEVFKNEILPYLEEGNIIAFGHGFNVHFQQITPPKGVDCVMIAPKGPGHLVRRTYTEGGAVPCLAAVAVDASGKAMEIALAYAKGIGGTRSGVIETTFKEETETDLFGEQAVLCGGLTALCKAGFDTLVEAGYQPEVAYFECLHELKLIIDLMYEGGMAKMRYSISDTAEYGDYVTGPRIITDETREEMRRVLKDIQTGKFARDFILDNKAGQVGLKTMRRIGAESQIEEVGGRLREMMSWLKK, encoded by the coding sequence ATGAAAGTGTATTACGAGAATGATGCGGACCTGAGCCTTCTGAAAGACAAGACCGTGGCCATCGTGGGTTACGGCAGCCAGGGCCATGCCCACGCCCAGAATCTGCGTGATTCCGGCATCAACGTCATCGTGGCCCAGCGCCCCGGCGGCCCCAACTATGATCTGGCCAAGGAACACGGCTTCGAGCCCATGTCCGTGGCCGACGCCTCCAAGCAGGCCGACATGATCATGATCCTGCTGCCCGACCAGTACCAGGCAGAAGTTTTCAAGAACGAGATTCTCCCGTACCTGGAAGAGGGCAACATCATCGCCTTCGGTCACGGCTTCAACGTCCATTTCCAGCAGATCACCCCGCCCAAGGGCGTGGACTGCGTCATGATCGCCCCCAAGGGTCCCGGCCACCTGGTGCGCCGCACCTACACCGAGGGCGGAGCCGTTCCCTGCCTGGCCGCCGTGGCCGTCGACGCCTCGGGCAAGGCCATGGAGATCGCGCTCGCCTACGCCAAGGGCATCGGTGGAACCCGCTCCGGCGTCATCGAGACCACTTTCAAGGAAGAGACCGAGACCGACCTGTTCGGCGAGCAGGCCGTGCTCTGCGGCGGCCTGACCGCCCTGTGCAAGGCCGGCTTCGACACCCTGGTGGAGGCCGGTTACCAGCCCGAGGTCGCCTACTTCGAGTGCCTGCACGAGCTGAAGCTGATCATCGACCTCATGTACGAGGGCGGCATGGCCAAGATGCGCTACTCCATCTCCGACACCGCCGAGTACGGCGACTACGTCACCGGTCCCCGCATCATCACCGACGAGACCCGCGAGGAAATGCGCCGCGTGCTCAAGGATATCCAGACCGGCAAGTTCGCCCGCGACTTCATCCTGGACAACAAGGCCGGTCAGGTCGGCCTGAAGACCATGCGCCGCATCGGTGCCGAGTCCCAGATCGAGGAAGTCGGCGGCCGTCTGCGCGAGATGATGAGCTGGCTCAAGAAGTAG
- the ilvN gene encoding acetolactate synthase small subunit yields MSKHTLSVMVENEPGVLSRVAGLFSGRGFNIYSLNVAPTLEKGVSLMTIVAEGDDAIVEQIVKQLRKLVPTIKVKDLTELKSVEREMVLLKVNAEDSKRAEILRIVDIFRCKVVDVSVDELTIEVTGDQGKIGALVNLLTRFGIKEIARTGNVAMQRSMQIDL; encoded by the coding sequence ATGAGCAAGCACACTCTTTCCGTGATGGTTGAAAACGAGCCGGGCGTCCTGTCCCGGGTGGCCGGGCTCTTTTCCGGCCGCGGCTTCAACATCTATTCGCTGAACGTGGCCCCGACCCTGGAGAAGGGCGTCTCCCTGATGACCATCGTGGCCGAGGGCGACGACGCCATCGTGGAGCAGATCGTCAAGCAGCTCCGCAAGTTGGTCCCGACCATCAAGGTCAAGGATCTCACCGAGCTGAAATCCGTCGAGCGCGAAATGGTCCTGCTCAAGGTCAACGCCGAGGATTCAAAGCGGGCCGAGATACTCCGCATTGTTGACATCTTCCGGTGCAAGGTTGTAGACGTCAGCGTCGATGAGTTGACCATCGAGGTCACCGGCGACCAGGGCAAGATCGGCGCACTCGTCAATCTGCTCACCCGTTTCGGCATCAAGGAGATCGCCCGCACCGGCAACGTCGCCATGCAGCGTTCCATGCAGATCGACCTATAA
- the ilvB gene encoding biosynthetic-type acetolactate synthase large subunit, with protein sequence MKLTGAQILLKCLEMEGVDVMFGFPGGAVIDIYDEIPKSSVEHILVRHEQGAIHAADGYARATGRVGVCLVTSGPGATNTVTGIATAYADSIPVVIFTGQVPRALIGNDAFQEVDIVGITRPCTKHNYLVQDIADLASTIKQAFYLARTGRPGPVLVDLPKDVQQQVAEFKYPEEVSMRSYKPTSKPHIGQVRKVVKLLKKAKRPLIYNGGGVITSGSHEELTWLAQNLRIPVTSTLMGLGAFPGDDELFLGMLGMHGTYAANMAVNNCDLLLAVGARFDDRVTGKVDTFAPNATIVHIDVDPTSIQKNVSVHVPLVADCKPALAALKTETEGTLAEFDWAKDHKEWVDKVQGWAKEHPLTYRDESESIKPQYVVEKIYEITKGDAIIATEVGQNQMWAAQFYKYTRPNTLLTSGGLGTMGYGFPAAMGAQRAFPDKLVIDIAGDGSIQMCIQEMMTVVCNKLPVKIVILNNGYLGMVRQWQELFYEKNYCATCMDAQPDFVKLAEAYGAAGFRVTEKKDVEKTLREAFKVDKPVIVDIRVEKEENVYPMVPAGASLTEMLLV encoded by the coding sequence ATGAAGTTGACCGGGGCCCAGATCCTGTTGAAGTGTCTGGAAATGGAAGGAGTTGATGTCATGTTCGGTTTCCCCGGGGGAGCCGTGATCGACATCTATGACGAGATACCCAAGTCGTCCGTGGAGCACATTCTGGTGCGTCACGAGCAGGGCGCAATTCACGCCGCAGACGGTTACGCCCGCGCCACCGGCCGGGTAGGGGTATGCCTAGTCACCTCCGGCCCCGGCGCCACCAATACCGTGACCGGAATCGCGACGGCCTATGCCGACTCCATTCCGGTGGTCATTTTCACCGGTCAGGTGCCCCGGGCCCTGATCGGCAATGACGCCTTCCAGGAAGTGGACATCGTCGGCATCACCCGGCCCTGCACCAAGCACAACTACCTGGTGCAGGACATCGCGGACCTGGCTTCGACCATCAAGCAGGCCTTCTACCTGGCCCGCACCGGCCGTCCCGGCCCGGTCCTGGTGGACCTGCCCAAGGACGTCCAGCAGCAGGTGGCCGAGTTCAAGTACCCGGAAGAAGTGTCCATGCGCAGCTACAAGCCGACCAGCAAGCCGCACATCGGCCAGGTCCGCAAGGTGGTCAAGCTGCTCAAGAAAGCCAAACGGCCGCTCATCTACAACGGCGGCGGCGTGATCACCTCCGGTTCCCACGAGGAGCTCACCTGGCTGGCGCAGAACCTGCGCATCCCGGTGACCTCCACCCTCATGGGGCTGGGCGCGTTCCCCGGCGACGACGAGCTGTTCCTGGGCATGCTCGGCATGCACGGCACCTATGCCGCCAACATGGCGGTGAACAACTGCGACCTGCTCCTGGCAGTGGGCGCGCGGTTCGACGACCGCGTCACCGGCAAGGTGGACACCTTCGCGCCCAACGCGACCATCGTGCACATCGACGTGGACCCGACCTCCATCCAGAAGAACGTCTCGGTGCACGTCCCGCTGGTGGCGGACTGCAAGCCCGCCCTGGCGGCGCTCAAGACCGAGACCGAGGGCACCCTGGCCGAGTTCGACTGGGCCAAGGACCACAAGGAGTGGGTGGACAAGGTCCAGGGCTGGGCCAAGGAGCATCCCCTGACCTACAGGGACGAATCCGAGTCCATCAAGCCGCAGTACGTGGTGGAGAAAATTTACGAGATCACCAAGGGCGACGCCATCATCGCCACCGAGGTGGGCCAGAACCAGATGTGGGCGGCCCAGTTCTACAAGTACACCCGGCCCAACACGCTGCTGACCTCCGGCGGCCTGGGCACCATGGGGTACGGCTTCCCGGCGGCCATGGGCGCCCAGCGCGCCTTCCCGGACAAGCTGGTCATCGACATCGCGGGCGACGGCTCCATCCAGATGTGCATCCAGGAGATGATGACCGTGGTCTGCAACAAGCTGCCGGTCAAGATCGTGATCCTGAACAACGGCTATCTCGGCATGGTCCGCCAGTGGCAGGAGCTGTTCTACGAGAAGAACTACTGCGCCACCTGCATGGACGCCCAGCCCGACTTCGTGAAGCTGGCCGAGGCCTACGGTGCCGCCGGTTTCCGGGTGACCGAGAAAAAAGACGTGGAAAAGACCCTGCGCGAGGCCTTCAAGGTGGACAAGCCGGTCATCGTGGACATCCGCGTGGAAAAGGAAGAAAACGTCTATCCCATGGTCCCGGCCGGAGCGTCGCTGACCGAGATGCTGTTGGTCTAG
- a CDS encoding DUF465 domain-containing protein codes for MEANDLELIEKYGAEDTQIKALWDQHITYEKMLDKLESKSYLSPTETQEVKELKKKKLAGKTTLLGLLDKYRQEA; via the coding sequence ATGGAAGCCAATGACCTTGAACTCATCGAGAAGTACGGGGCCGAAGACACGCAAATCAAGGCTCTGTGGGACCAACATATCACGTACGAAAAGATGCTGGATAAGCTCGAGTCCAAGTCCTATCTGTCGCCCACCGAGACGCAGGAAGTGAAGGAGCTCAAGAAGAAGAAGCTGGCAGGCAAGACCACGTTGCTGGGCCTGCTCGACAAGTACCGTCAGGAGGCTTAG
- a CDS encoding DUF167 domain-containing protein yields MFASREEPGWGLDVWAQPGAKKNEVAGEYQGCLKVRLRAPAVDNKANKGLIAYIATLLGLKKSQVVIASGHTNRRKHLTLNTAGEPDWGSLLSGVSPR; encoded by the coding sequence GTGTTCGCAAGCCGTGAGGAACCGGGGTGGGGCCTCGATGTATGGGCGCAGCCGGGCGCGAAGAAGAATGAGGTCGCGGGCGAATACCAGGGGTGCCTGAAGGTCCGCCTGAGGGCCCCGGCGGTGGACAACAAGGCCAACAAGGGCCTCATTGCCTACATCGCGACTTTGTTGGGATTGAAAAAAAGTCAGGTCGTCATCGCCTCCGGACACACCAACAGGAGGAAGCACCTGACCTTGAATACAGCGGGAGAGCCGGACTGGGGAAGTCTTCTTTCAGGCGTTTCACCGCGTTAA
- a CDS encoding DivIVA domain-containing protein has translation MTVSKIDLLNKQFSKSVLGYSRTEVDQFMLELAEVLGDAADAHKEMRKKIKRLEAALKEYRQRDETLRDTLMSTQKMVDDLKVAASREAQLILDEARAKADDTVRKGHNRLAQIHEEIESLKRSRTQFEVQLKGMLNAHLEMLERSDPERDKVEEIESKLKYLKKVE, from the coding sequence ATGACGGTTTCCAAGATCGATTTGCTGAACAAGCAGTTTTCCAAGTCCGTGCTCGGCTATTCGCGAACCGAGGTGGACCAGTTCATGCTTGAACTGGCCGAAGTCCTCGGCGACGCAGCCGACGCACACAAGGAGATGCGCAAGAAGATCAAGAGGCTGGAAGCCGCGCTCAAGGAGTATCGTCAGCGCGACGAGACCCTGCGCGATACCCTGATGTCCACCCAGAAGATGGTGGACGACCTCAAGGTCGCGGCCTCCCGCGAGGCCCAGCTGATCCTGGACGAGGCCCGCGCCAAGGCGGACGACACGGTCCGCAAGGGGCACAACCGGCTGGCCCAGATCCACGAGGAGATCGAGTCGCTCAAGCGCAGCCGGACCCAGTTCGAAGTCCAGCTCAAGGGGATGCTCAACGCCCACCTGGAGATGCTGGAGCGGAGCGACCCGGAACGGGACAAGGTCGAGGAGATCGAGTCCAAGCTCAAGTACCTGAAGAAGGTCGAGTAG
- a CDS encoding YggT family protein, whose product MDLIVQAIATVLDYVLTAYLWIVIISALLSWVNPDPYNPIVRFLRGVTEPVFYKVRSWIPFAVVGGFDLSPIVVILAIQVCKIVVVGNLYRLAFSIGSGMTM is encoded by the coding sequence ATGGACCTGATCGTCCAAGCAATCGCGACAGTTCTCGACTACGTACTCACCGCCTATCTCTGGATCGTCATCATATCCGCTCTGTTGTCCTGGGTGAACCCGGACCCGTACAATCCCATTGTGCGCTTCCTGCGCGGCGTGACCGAACCTGTCTTTTACAAGGTCCGCAGCTGGATTCCCTTTGCCGTTGTCGGCGGTTTCGACCTTTCGCCCATTGTCGTCATCCTGGCCATCCAGGTGTGCAAGATCGTGGTCGTGGGCAACCTGTACCGGCTGGCCTTTTCCATCGGGTCCGGCATGACCATGTAG
- a CDS encoding HAD family hydrolase: MAIANPMMNPRLLEGLKTVVFDNDGVLIDSYEANMRYYGTILEQLGLPPMDDAQRYFVHSRTHDEAVRHIVPPELLKRAFEIGSGISQADLAPWFKRSDGIREFLEWLRAAGFNLAVNTSRGSSMQLVLKLTDLEGFFHPVVTSCDVAEPKPHPEGLFRIMRTHGVRPDEVAYIGDSIVDQKAAQASGVRFWAYRDMGLQADVHIDSFWSIRAAMQRCYKGLASAY, from the coding sequence ATGGCGATTGCCAACCCGATGATGAATCCCCGCCTGCTGGAGGGCCTCAAGACCGTTGTCTTTGACAATGACGGGGTGCTGATTGATTCCTACGAGGCCAACATGCGCTATTACGGCACCATCCTGGAGCAGCTCGGGCTGCCCCCCATGGATGACGCCCAGCGGTATTTCGTCCATTCCCGAACCCACGACGAGGCCGTGCGCCACATCGTGCCGCCCGAGCTGCTGAAGCGGGCCTTCGAGATCGGCTCCGGCATCAGCCAGGCCGACTTGGCTCCGTGGTTCAAGCGCTCTGACGGCATCCGCGAATTTCTGGAGTGGCTGCGCGCGGCCGGGTTCAACCTGGCGGTGAACACCAGCCGGGGCTCGTCCATGCAGCTGGTCCTCAAGCTGACCGACCTGGAGGGGTTCTTCCACCCTGTGGTTACCTCCTGCGACGTGGCCGAGCCCAAGCCCCACCCGGAAGGGTTGTTCCGAATCATGCGCACCCACGGGGTGCGCCCGGACGAGGTGGCCTACATAGGCGACTCCATCGTGGACCAGAAAGCGGCCCAGGCTTCCGGGGTACGCTTCTGGGCGTATCGCGACATGGGGTTGCAGGCCGATGTGCACATCGACAGTTTCTGGTCCATCCGCGCGGCCATGCAGCGGTGCTACAAAGGGCTCGCATCCGCGTATTAA
- the tatA gene encoding twin-arginine translocase TatA/TatE family subunit, whose protein sequence is MIGGLGVWELLIILVIVLVIFGAKKLPEIGGGIGKAISNFKKATNEPDEIDVTPKSSASEDEKKES, encoded by the coding sequence ATGATCGGCGGACTCGGCGTTTGGGAACTTCTGATTATTCTGGTGATCGTTCTGGTCATCTTCGGCGCGAAAAAGCTGCCCGAAATCGGCGGCGGCATCGGCAAGGCCATCAGCAATTTCAAGAAGGCCACGAACGAGCCTGATGAGATCGACGTGACCCCCAAATCCAGCGCTTCGGAAGACGAGAAGAAGGAAAGCTAG
- a CDS encoding SixA phosphatase family protein: MLIHLMQHGACLSKELNEQQPLSPVGREQVEKSGRAAARLGLRFDLVVASPKDRSRETAEIMARQTGYPVDEIVVTDTVKAMTPTAETLDFINEYSDMKSILITGHLPSLGALASAMLAHGKVLDIAIENGGLMQICLEPGQTAGTLNWALTPAQLGVIAGN, encoded by the coding sequence ATGCTTATCCACCTCATGCAGCACGGCGCCTGCCTGTCCAAGGAGCTGAACGAACAACAACCCCTGAGCCCGGTCGGCCGGGAGCAGGTGGAGAAGTCCGGCCGCGCGGCGGCCAGGCTCGGCCTGCGCTTCGACCTGGTGGTGGCAAGCCCCAAAGACCGCTCCCGCGAGACCGCCGAGATCATGGCCCGCCAAACCGGCTATCCGGTGGACGAGATCGTGGTCACGGACACGGTCAAGGCCATGACGCCGACCGCCGAAACGCTCGACTTTATCAATGAATACAGCGATATGAAGTCAATCCTGATCACCGGCCACCTGCCCTCACTGGGCGCGCTGGCCTCGGCCATGCTGGCCCATGGAAAGGTACTGGACATCGCCATCGAGAACGGCGGGCTGATGCAGATTTGCCTTGAGCCCGGACAGACTGCCGGGACCCTGAACTGGGCCCTGACTCCGGCCCAGCTGGGCGTCATCGCCGGGAACTGA
- the coaD gene encoding pantetheine-phosphate adenylyltransferase yields MAKLNPRLAVYPGTFDPLTMGHVGLARRGLNVFDTVILAVAQSTPKKTLLTVGERVALAKEVFRDEPRVLVEPFDCLLIDYVESRGAGTIMRGLRAVSDFEYEFQMALMNRKLKREIETVFMMTDFKWMYLSSTIVKEVARYGGDIRGLVPGPVVTALSVKYGVSPDEWGFNHAL; encoded by the coding sequence ATGGCGAAATTGAACCCCAGGCTGGCGGTCTATCCCGGCACCTTCGACCCCCTGACCATGGGCCACGTCGGTCTGGCCCGCCGGGGACTGAACGTCTTCGATACCGTCATTCTGGCCGTTGCCCAGAGCACGCCCAAGAAGACCCTGCTCACCGTGGGCGAGCGCGTGGCCCTGGCCAAGGAAGTATTCCGCGACGAACCGAGGGTCCTGGTCGAGCCGTTCGACTGCCTGCTCATCGACTACGTGGAGAGCCGGGGGGCCGGGACCATCATGCGCGGCCTGCGCGCGGTCTCGGACTTCGAGTACGAGTTCCAGATGGCGCTCATGAACCGCAAGCTCAAGCGCGAGATCGAAACCGTGTTCATGATGACCGACTTCAAGTGGATGTATCTCAGCTCCACCATAGTCAAGGAAGTGGCCCGCTACGGCGGCGACATCCGGGGGCTGGTCCCCGGCCCGGTGGTCACGGCCCTGTCCGTGAAGTACGGCGTTTCTCCCGACGAATGGGGCTTCAACCACGCCCTATGA
- the rsmD gene encoding 16S rRNA (guanine(966)-N(2))-methyltransferase RsmD: MRIVGGQYKGRRILTSEGPGYRPATMKVRESIFSMLTARGVVFADIRVIDMFAGSGSLALECLSRGTETAWFVEKSAKAAALIRRNLADLKVDKRYARVVSKDLFGVLSNRPDQPFDLVFIDPPYGKDLLVPALTKALENGWIAQGGLVLAEVETSVTAPEDGPIAKMELLTDREYGQTRILLWRN; the protein is encoded by the coding sequence ATGCGGATCGTCGGAGGACAATACAAGGGCCGCAGGATCCTGACCAGCGAAGGCCCCGGCTACCGGCCCGCCACCATGAAGGTGCGCGAATCGATCTTCTCCATGCTCACGGCGCGGGGCGTGGTCTTTGCCGACATCCGGGTCATCGACATGTTCGCCGGTTCCGGCTCCCTGGCCCTGGAATGCCTCAGCCGGGGGACCGAGACCGCGTGGTTCGTGGAGAAGAGCGCCAAGGCCGCGGCCCTCATCCGCCGCAATCTGGCCGACCTCAAGGTGGACAAGCGGTACGCCAGGGTGGTCTCCAAGGACCTTTTTGGTGTATTGTCCAATCGTCCGGACCAGCCGTTCGATCTGGTGTTCATCGATCCGCCCTACGGAAAGGACCTGCTGGTCCCGGCGCTGACAAAGGCGCTCGAGAACGGATGGATCGCGCAGGGCGGGCTGGTCCTGGCCGAGGTGGAGACCTCGGTGACCGCCCCGGAGGACGGGCCCATCGCGAAAATGGAATTGCTAACTGACCGGGAATACGGTCAAACCAGGATATTGTTATGGCGAAATTGA
- a CDS encoding MBL fold metallo-hydrolase RNA specificity domain-containing protein, which produces MKITFMGAARTVSGSCYILECGGKRFAVDCGMHQGNREIEKRNRNIDDYNPKKIDFILITHAHIDHSGLLPALVAKGYKNPIYCTAPTRDLMEIMLLDSAHIQEMEAEWSNRKQSRTGGAMVKPLYTIADAENTVPLLATVEYSKTFEPAPGIRVTYKDAGHILGSAFIEIDYEQDGKVTKAVFSGDLGRPEQLIVKDPVDMEHADYLFLESTYGNRNHVDEKGSLDELAEAIAYSYGNGEKVVIPAFAVERSQQIIYSLFLLRKQGKLPEDMPVYLDSPLAIRATEIFRKHPEYFDEATQELIRNGENPLDLPNLHFTESREQSQAINETHGPAIVISASGMANAGRIKHHLRHNLWRPGASVIFVGWQGVGTPGRKIVNGAKKITIFGEEVLVKAKVFTINGFSGHAGRDELLDWLGTMQGRPTKILLVHGEAEVQQEFAKLIKERFGFDVHIPEYQEVLELEPGKELEPVVDMEVARPRVDWDFLLADSENLYDELKRRVVDVERRPWVDQAELRDKLLDINRQIVELVSEM; this is translated from the coding sequence ATGAAAATCACCTTCATGGGCGCGGCCCGCACCGTCAGCGGGTCCTGTTACATCCTGGAGTGCGGCGGCAAGCGGTTCGCCGTGGATTGCGGCATGCACCAGGGCAACAGGGAAATCGAGAAACGAAACCGGAACATCGACGACTACAACCCCAAGAAGATAGACTTTATCCTGATCACCCACGCCCATATCGATCACTCGGGCCTGCTGCCCGCGCTGGTGGCCAAGGGATACAAGAATCCCATCTACTGCACCGCCCCGACCCGCGACCTCATGGAGATCATGCTCCTCGATTCCGCGCACATCCAGGAAATGGAAGCGGAATGGTCCAACCGCAAGCAGAGCCGTACCGGCGGGGCCATGGTCAAGCCGCTGTACACCATCGCCGACGCCGAGAACACCGTGCCGCTCCTGGCGACCGTCGAATACTCCAAGACCTTCGAGCCCGCGCCGGGCATCCGCGTGACCTACAAGGACGCCGGGCACATCCTCGGCTCGGCCTTCATCGAGATAGACTACGAGCAGGACGGCAAGGTCACCAAGGCCGTGTTCTCCGGCGACCTGGGCCGCCCGGAGCAGCTCATCGTCAAGGACCCGGTGGACATGGAGCACGCGGATTACCTCTTCCTGGAGTCCACCTACGGCAACCGCAACCATGTGGACGAGAAGGGCAGCCTGGACGAGCTGGCCGAGGCCATCGCCTACAGCTACGGCAACGGCGAGAAGGTGGTCATCCCGGCCTTTGCCGTGGAGCGCTCCCAGCAGATCATCTACTCCCTGTTCCTGCTCAGGAAGCAGGGCAAGCTGCCCGAAGACATGCCCGTGTACCTGGACAGCCCGCTGGCCATCCGGGCGACGGAGATTTTCCGCAAGCATCCGGAATATTTCGATGAGGCCACCCAGGAGCTGATCCGCAACGGCGAGAATCCCCTGGACCTGCCCAACCTGCACTTCACCGAGTCCCGCGAACAGTCCCAGGCCATCAACGAGACCCACGGCCCGGCCATCGTCATCTCGGCCAGCGGCATGGCCAACGCGGGCCGCATCAAGCACCACCTGCGCCACAACCTGTGGCGTCCGGGGGCGAGCGTGATCTTCGTGGGCTGGCAGGGCGTGGGCACGCCCGGCCGCAAGATCGTCAACGGGGCCAAGAAGATCACCATCTTCGGCGAAGAGGTGCTGGTCAAGGCCAAGGTCTTCACCATCAACGGCTTTTCCGGCCACGCCGGGCGCGACGAACTGCTCGACTGGCTCGGCACCATGCAGGGCCGTCCCACCAAGATCCTCCTGGTCCACGGCGAGGCCGAGGTCCAGCAGGAGTTCGCCAAGCTCATCAAGGAGCGGTTCGGCTTCGATGTCCACATCCCCGAATACCAGGAGGTATTGGAGCTGGAGCCGGGCAAGGAGCTGGAGCCCGTGGTCGATATGGAGGTCGCCCGTCCGCGCGTGGACTGGGATTTCCTGTTGGCCGATTCAGAGAACCTTTACGACGAGCTGAAGCGCCGCGTCGTGGACGTGGAGCGCCGTCCCTGGGTGGACCAGGCAGAGCTGCGCGACAAGCTGCTCGACATCAACCGGCAGATCGTGGAGCTGGTCTCCGAGATGTAG
- a CDS encoding TIGR00730 family Rossman fold protein: MIHRSKQYLIDDLSIHESWRLFKIMSEIVDGFENLSEIGPAVSMFGSARVQPGEALYEQTVELSKALSDAGFSIITGGGPGLMEAGNKGAFENGGESIGLHIHLPMEQQNNPYMNVKSEFRYFFIRKLMFIKYALAYVALPGGYGTLDELSEALVLIQTHRIKPFPIVLFGTKFWGGLVDWFRDQMVTNKFCKAEDLDLFIVTDDIAQVVSHIKKHVIV; this comes from the coding sequence ATGATTCACCGTTCCAAGCAGTACCTCATAGACGACCTTTCCATCCACGAGTCCTGGCGGCTCTTCAAGATCATGTCCGAGATCGTGGACGGTTTCGAGAATCTCTCGGAGATCGGACCGGCCGTGTCCATGTTCGGCTCGGCGCGCGTCCAGCCCGGCGAAGCGCTCTACGAGCAGACCGTGGAGCTGTCCAAGGCGTTGTCCGACGCGGGCTTCTCGATCATCACCGGCGGCGGCCCCGGCCTCATGGAGGCGGGCAACAAGGGCGCCTTCGAGAACGGCGGCGAGTCCATCGGCCTGCACATCCACCTGCCCATGGAGCAGCAGAACAACCCGTACATGAACGTGAAGAGCGAGTTCCGCTACTTCTTCATCCGCAAGCTGATGTTCATCAAGTACGCGCTGGCCTACGTGGCCCTGCCCGGCGGCTACGGCACCCTGGACGAGCTGTCCGAGGCGCTGGTGCTGATCCAGACCCACCGCATCAAGCCGTTCCCCATCGTGCTCTTCGGCACCAAGTTCTGGGGCGGACTGGTGGACTGGTTCCGCGACCAGATGGTGACCAACAAGTTCTGCAAGGCCGAAGATCTGGACCTGTTCATCGTCACCGACGACATCGCCCAGGTCGTCAGCCACATCAAGAAGCACGTCATCGTCTAA
- a CDS encoding DMT family transporter encodes MNNRRKALLFGLATVAIWSTVASAFKIALRTLDPLQLLLVACGVSILALTAILAARGKLGEITRMGRKETLRCAGLGAINPFLYYVILFQAYDLLPAQEAQPINYTWAVTLSLLSVPLLGQKLSLRDLGAILLSYFGVVVISTHGNLLGMEFSSLKGVGLALGSTVIWALYWIFNTRSKAHPMAGLLLSFLTGFPLILAATLLFSELPPLEPAPLLSATYVGLFEMGITFALWLTAMKYAAQPDGGGTARVANLIFLSPFLSLVFIHFLVGETIHPATVAGLAFIIGGNLLMQYGPQKR; translated from the coding sequence GTGAACAACCGCCGCAAAGCGCTTCTTTTCGGCCTGGCCACGGTGGCCATCTGGTCCACCGTGGCCTCGGCCTTCAAGATCGCCCTGCGCACCCTGGACCCCCTGCAACTGCTGCTGGTCGCCTGCGGGGTCTCCATCCTCGCCCTGACCGCCATCCTCGCAGCCCGGGGCAAGCTCGGCGAGATCACCCGCATGGGACGGAAGGAGACCCTGCGCTGCGCCGGACTCGGCGCGATCAATCCGTTCCTGTACTACGTGATCCTGTTCCAGGCCTACGACCTGCTGCCCGCGCAGGAGGCCCAGCCCATCAACTACACCTGGGCCGTGACCCTGTCCCTGCTCTCCGTGCCCCTGCTGGGCCAGAAGCTCTCCCTCAGGGACCTCGGCGCAATCCTGCTGAGCTACTTCGGCGTGGTGGTCATCTCCACCCACGGCAACCTGCTCGGCATGGAGTTCTCCAGCCTGAAGGGCGTGGGCCTGGCGCTCGGCAGCACCGTGATCTGGGCGCTCTACTGGATATTCAACACCCGCAGCAAGGCGCACCCCATGGCCGGGCTGCTCCTGAGCTTCCTGACCGGCTTCCCGCTCATCCTGGCGGCCACCCTGCTCTTCTCGGAGCTGCCGCCCCTGGAACCCGCGCCCCTGCTCTCCGCCACCTACGTCGGGCTGTTCGAGATGGGCATCACCTTCGCCCTGTGGCTCACGGCCATGAAATACGCGGCCCAGCCCGACGGCGGGGGCACCGCCCGCGTGGCCAACCTGATCTTCCTCTCGCCCTTCCTCTCCCTGGTCTTCATCCACTTCCTGGTCGGCGAGACCATCCACCCCGCCACCGTGGCGGGCCTGGCCTTCATCATCGGCGGCAACCTCCTCATGCAGTACGGCCCCCAAAAGCGCTGA